From Andrena cerasifolii isolate SP2316 chromosome 12, iyAndCera1_principal, whole genome shotgun sequence, a single genomic window includes:
- the Mtpap gene encoding mitochondrial poly(A) polymerase isoform X1: MALVYRVTTNFCPLLSTFYCKCTVNITRFKSKKRFNESSKKISAPKSKMENFPRGSFYEILHFRQTEARKSILVQLDMDSSTAECKRYCEKYGKIAKIFHYMSRLDAQNFVLVEFESNFSVEEIRRTSAYMSNFEYIPIQTTVLWYRDKLHLNKSGNVKQRVQLTNEIPRSSILSPSFNLIKENLHSLNSVTEQVHMLHRMLSFTDLDVRLRFYTANQLELCFSSLFPTISVVPFGSSVNGFGLVGCDLDLVCKLNNKKGKTDDTTQKLVFQSKPYAAYERQDQREFLSILAHIMHKFIPGISNVNKILQARVPIIKFTNKCTSIHCDLSSTQMVALYMSEVLYIYGEIDPRVKPLVCTIRKWAKCHYITTDTSGQWITNFSLTLLIIFYFQLKGILPSLNKLGEYARFSSSNGTFDVEFIACVKRMQAQTGTNTESLHALLYGFFAYYATFDFTTRAICIREGRSKLKRDNAPLHILNPFEPTLNVSKNVTAAEIVKIKAHVRTALLGLEKDGPQTIVTLLGLIRMKQSSKPTLKSYDLTNVSAKDVSKPVKNAEEENGDRDTESVQSELVKDEFLTDENSFDDSDKLKEIIK, encoded by the exons ATGGCTCTCGTATATCGTGTCACCACGAACTTTTGCCCTTTATTAAGCACCTTTTACTGTAAATGTACAGTAAACATAACGAGATTCAAGTCGAAGAAGCGTTTCAACGAATCATCGAAAAAGATCAGTG CCCCTAAATCAAAGATGGAAAATTTCCCAAGAGGCTCCTTTTATGAGATACTCCATTTTAGACAGACCGAAGCGAGGAAAAGTATTTTGGTGCAATTGGACATGGACAGTTCTACCGCCGAATGTAAACGTTACTGTGAAAAGTATGGAAAGATCgcgaaaatatttcattacaTGTCGAGGTTGGATGCT CAAAATTTTGTATTGGTGGAGTTCGAATCGAACTTCTCTGTCGAAGAGATAAGAAGGACTTCGGCGTATATGAGCAATTTTGAGTATATTCCTATACAAACAACAGTGCTATGGTACCGTGATAAATTGCATTTGAACAAAAGCGGCAACGTTAAACAGCGGGTGCAACTGACGAACGAAATCCCGAGAAGCAGCATCCTGAGTCCTTCCTTTAATTTAATCAAGGAGAACCTGCATTCGTTAAATTCT GTGACGGAGCAAGTACACATGCTCCATAGAATGTTGTCCTTCACAGACCTAGATGTGAGACTTAGATTTTATACGGCCAATCAGTTGGAACTCTGTTTCTCGAGTTTATTTCCAACTATCTCTGTTGTACCATTTGGGTCATCTGTAAATGGTTTCGGACTGGTAGGATGTGATCTTGATTTAGTGTGTAAACTCAATAATAAGAAGGGAAAGACAGAT GATACTACGCAAAAATTAGTATTTCAATCAAAACCTTACGCTGCTTATGAGAGACAGGATCAGAGGGAATTTCTATCGATACTAGCCCACATAATGCATAAATTTATTCCTGGCATCAGTAATGTAAACAAAATTCTCCAAGCCCGTGTTCCTATAATTAAATTTACGAACAaatgtacaagtatacactgcgATCTTAGTAGCACACAGAT GGTTGCGTTGTACATGTCCGAGGTGTTGTACATTTACGGTGAGATCGATCCTCGAGTGAAGCCTCTCGTTTGTACTATTCGCAAATGGGCGAAATGTCACTACATAACAACAGACACGTCGGGGCAGTGGATAACGAATTTCTCCCTCACCctgcttataatattttatttccagTTGAAGGGCATATTGCCCTCTCTAAACAAATTGGGAGAATATGCAA GGTTCTCATCTAGTAATGGAACGTTCGATGTTGAATTTATTGCGTGCGTGAAACGGATGCAGGCCCAAACCGGTACAAATACCGAATCATTGCATGCCCTTTTATATGGTTTCTTCGCTTATTACGCCACATTCGACTTCACTACCCGCGCGATATGCATTCGGGAGGGGAGGAGCAAATTAAAACGGGACAATGCGCCTTTGCACATTCTCAACCCGTTCGAGCCCACGTTAAACGTTAGCAAAAACGTTACTGCGGCCGAAATAGTGAAAATAAAAGCCCACGTTCGGACTGCGTTGCTCGGACTTGAAAAAGACGGACCGCAGACCATTGTGACGCTACTTGGATTGATTCGGATGAAACAGTCTTCGAAACCAACGCTGAAGAGCTACGACTTGACGAATGTCAGTGCTAAAGATGTCAGTAAACCTGTCAAGAATGCGGAAGAAGAGAATGGCGATAGAGACACCGAATCAGTACAGTCGGAATTAGTTAAAGATGAATTCTTAACAGACGAGAACAGTTTCGACGACTCTGACAAGCTGAaagagataataaaataa
- the Mtpap gene encoding mitochondrial poly(A) polymerase isoform X2 — MENFPRGSFYEILHFRQTEARKSILVQLDMDSSTAECKRYCEKYGKIAKIFHYMSRLDAQNFVLVEFESNFSVEEIRRTSAYMSNFEYIPIQTTVLWYRDKLHLNKSGNVKQRVQLTNEIPRSSILSPSFNLIKENLHSLNSVTEQVHMLHRMLSFTDLDVRLRFYTANQLELCFSSLFPTISVVPFGSSVNGFGLVGCDLDLVCKLNNKKGKTDDTTQKLVFQSKPYAAYERQDQREFLSILAHIMHKFIPGISNVNKILQARVPIIKFTNKCTSIHCDLSSTQMVALYMSEVLYIYGEIDPRVKPLVCTIRKWAKCHYITTDTSGQWITNFSLTLLIIFYFQLKGILPSLNKLGEYARFSSSNGTFDVEFIACVKRMQAQTGTNTESLHALLYGFFAYYATFDFTTRAICIREGRSKLKRDNAPLHILNPFEPTLNVSKNVTAAEIVKIKAHVRTALLGLEKDGPQTIVTLLGLIRMKQSSKPTLKSYDLTNVSAKDVSKPVKNAEEENGDRDTESVQSELVKDEFLTDENSFDDSDKLKEIIK, encoded by the exons ATGGAAAATTTCCCAAGAGGCTCCTTTTATGAGATACTCCATTTTAGACAGACCGAAGCGAGGAAAAGTATTTTGGTGCAATTGGACATGGACAGTTCTACCGCCGAATGTAAACGTTACTGTGAAAAGTATGGAAAGATCgcgaaaatatttcattacaTGTCGAGGTTGGATGCT CAAAATTTTGTATTGGTGGAGTTCGAATCGAACTTCTCTGTCGAAGAGATAAGAAGGACTTCGGCGTATATGAGCAATTTTGAGTATATTCCTATACAAACAACAGTGCTATGGTACCGTGATAAATTGCATTTGAACAAAAGCGGCAACGTTAAACAGCGGGTGCAACTGACGAACGAAATCCCGAGAAGCAGCATCCTGAGTCCTTCCTTTAATTTAATCAAGGAGAACCTGCATTCGTTAAATTCT GTGACGGAGCAAGTACACATGCTCCATAGAATGTTGTCCTTCACAGACCTAGATGTGAGACTTAGATTTTATACGGCCAATCAGTTGGAACTCTGTTTCTCGAGTTTATTTCCAACTATCTCTGTTGTACCATTTGGGTCATCTGTAAATGGTTTCGGACTGGTAGGATGTGATCTTGATTTAGTGTGTAAACTCAATAATAAGAAGGGAAAGACAGAT GATACTACGCAAAAATTAGTATTTCAATCAAAACCTTACGCTGCTTATGAGAGACAGGATCAGAGGGAATTTCTATCGATACTAGCCCACATAATGCATAAATTTATTCCTGGCATCAGTAATGTAAACAAAATTCTCCAAGCCCGTGTTCCTATAATTAAATTTACGAACAaatgtacaagtatacactgcgATCTTAGTAGCACACAGAT GGTTGCGTTGTACATGTCCGAGGTGTTGTACATTTACGGTGAGATCGATCCTCGAGTGAAGCCTCTCGTTTGTACTATTCGCAAATGGGCGAAATGTCACTACATAACAACAGACACGTCGGGGCAGTGGATAACGAATTTCTCCCTCACCctgcttataatattttatttccagTTGAAGGGCATATTGCCCTCTCTAAACAAATTGGGAGAATATGCAA GGTTCTCATCTAGTAATGGAACGTTCGATGTTGAATTTATTGCGTGCGTGAAACGGATGCAGGCCCAAACCGGTACAAATACCGAATCATTGCATGCCCTTTTATATGGTTTCTTCGCTTATTACGCCACATTCGACTTCACTACCCGCGCGATATGCATTCGGGAGGGGAGGAGCAAATTAAAACGGGACAATGCGCCTTTGCACATTCTCAACCCGTTCGAGCCCACGTTAAACGTTAGCAAAAACGTTACTGCGGCCGAAATAGTGAAAATAAAAGCCCACGTTCGGACTGCGTTGCTCGGACTTGAAAAAGACGGACCGCAGACCATTGTGACGCTACTTGGATTGATTCGGATGAAACAGTCTTCGAAACCAACGCTGAAGAGCTACGACTTGACGAATGTCAGTGCTAAAGATGTCAGTAAACCTGTCAAGAATGCGGAAGAAGAGAATGGCGATAGAGACACCGAATCAGTACAGTCGGAATTAGTTAAAGATGAATTCTTAACAGACGAGAACAGTTTCGACGACTCTGACAAGCTGAaagagataataaaataa